Part of the Tetragenococcus koreensis genome, TTTTTAAGGAAGAATAGTTTTTAATACCATCTACACCAAGAAAACCGAATAACTTTTGCGTATACTTATCTGCAATAAATACTTTTTCGTCAAAAACGTATAGTAATAATGCATCCGCCGTCTCTTCCCCGATTCCTCGTAATGACAGCAATTGTGAACGCAGTTTTCGTTTATACGCAATCTTTACTTTTTCTAAATCAAAGTTGTAGTCATTAAGCCACTGAAATGTCTCTAAAATTGCCCTACTTTTATTTTTATAAAAGCCGCTAGGACGAATCAGTTCCATTAAATGCTCTCTTTCCAACTGATGAATCTTTTCGGGCATAAAAGCTGTTTCTGCTTTGATATTAGCCAAAGATTTTTCGACATTGTTCCAATTGGTATTTTGCACCAAAATCGCACCTAAGATAATTTCAAACTTACTATCGGCCGGCCACCATCCTTGTGGTCCCATTTTTTGCAACATTTTGGTATAAAGTTGATATAGCGTTAACCTCTGCATCTTTTTCTATTCTTCCTTATTTTTATTTTAATATTTTAACATAAAAGCACAGTAAGAATAACAAAAACAGACTGAATATTATCGTGATATCCAGTCTGGGTTTTACGTTTTCTATTTTTCAGGTACCTCTATCGATAAAAGGTTGGCATATTGTTGGGAACCATGCATATCACTTTCTCCTACCGATCCTTGTGACCAAGGACGTGGAATTGTGATTTTGATGCCTCGTGCCGGTTTTACATGTTCGAAAGTAATAATATCGTCTACCTCTATTTGATACAACTTAGCAAAACTTTCTTTCGTTAAGACTTTACTGGCCACAAAATGCTCATAGTCCTCTAAGTTATCAAATAAAATATCAAATGTTAACTCAAAGGGACCTGAATTTTTACTGCGAATTACCCGCGCATAATCTTGTAATTTTATCATTTGCCCACCTCCTGCATTATCACTGGAAATTGTGCTACTGGCTCCTCAATTTTTAGTAAATGATACACATTAAATTGACAAACTTTACCTAATGGGATTTCTAATGGCGTAAAGGGCATCCCAATATTGCCAGAAGTCGCCACACGACCTGGATAACCATAATGTAGTAAGGTAGTACGAATACGATTTACCACTAATTGCGCCATTTCTTGTGTAGGTGCAGCTACTTCTGCGATGACACACATTTCATGGCCCGCTTCATCGGTTAAACTTTCTAAATTTTTCATTGTCGCATTCTTCCCATATGGATGAAAAATAATTTGGGATTGGCTGCATTCCTCTGGTAATTCTTTTTCCATTTGTTCTTTGACATAGGCGAGTGCTTCATCCATTTGCGAAATTAAAATCGGATCACGCACGCCCATAACTGTAATCGAACGATAACCAACGACTTTTGCGCCTTCTAATTTAACCATGTAATTTTCATCTTTTATAAAACGACTCCCAGAAATTCGAGTGGTGCGATCTGTTTCCGCTTTAAACTCACATTCTTCCAGATTTAAGGTTCCGCCAGGTCCTGGTAAATTGAAGGCGCTGCTTTTTTCATACATCGTATGAGCCGCAACAGTATGCGGCAGCGCTTTGGCGTCAAGGTTCATTGGCTCAATCAAAAAATGATCAGAACGCAAAGTTCCCAGTACGGTTTTACCGGCGGGCACACAACAAATCGCGCCACACTCAATAATTTTTCCCATATGCCAAGCTAAAGCAGAATCAAAACCATAATACATTCCTAAAGCAGCTGTAGGTGCTGGATCATAGGTTCTGCCGCCAATAATCACATCAGGCTTTTTTTCAGCTTTTAATAATGTCAAATACGGTTCAGCGCCCATTTGTGCCGTAACTACTGTCGTTTGGTCCACTTCTTCTTGTGTTAGTTCAGGAACATTTTGCATCGCCGTGATTTTTCCATCTTGCAAAGCGCTATCAATTTGTTTTTTAGGAATATCACTATAGATCTTTGCTAAGTTAATCGATAATTCTTGTTCATTGGCGATTTGTTCCACGATTTTTATAAATAAATCCACATGCTGATTCGTACCGTCACCGCCCGCCGAACTGACGATTAAAGGGATCCCTGCTTTTTTAGCAGCTGGAACTAAAACAGACAGTTCTTTATAGTAGGCGGATTCAGGACAAGTCATTTCGCCTAGTGCTAATTTTTGCGGTCCTGAATCTGTCGAGCCAGCATCAACAACAATCCCGTGTGGTTGCCTTTTCATTCCACGCTCAAAATCTTCTAAAGGAAATCCATAACCTAGCATCCCATTAGGTACTAGTACACGTAACTCTTCCATTTTATTACCTCCAATTACTTGAATACTTATATTTATTGTATACTCAAATGAAATAAACGTCTAATCCACTTTTTAAATTATTTGTTCTGGGCTTAACAGAAAGTAAAAACTAGCTATTAGATAAGCCCAACAGGCAGAATTATTGAATTTTTCACAAATTTTGCTATAATGAACATAAGTTCTCAATGACTGTTTGGAAGTTTCCGGCACAATGTTTGAGAACTATTTTTATGAACGTAAATAAGGTGATGACAACGAATCAACAAATAAAAAACAAATTAGCCTTACTGCCTGATCAACCTGGTTGTTATATTATGAAAGATAAAACAGGTACGATCATTTATATCGGCAAAGCAAAAATTTTAAAAAATCGTGTACGTTCTTATTTTACTGGTGGTCATGATACAAAAACTGAACACTTAGTTAGTGAAATTGCAGATTTTGA contains:
- a CDS encoding acyclic terpene utilization AtuA family protein translates to MEELRVLVPNGMLGYGFPLEDFERGMKRQPHGIVVDAGSTDSGPQKLALGEMTCPESAYYKELSVLVPAAKKAGIPLIVSSAGGDGTNQHVDLFIKIVEQIANEQELSINLAKIYSDIPKKQIDSALQDGKITAMQNVPELTQEEVDQTTVVTAQMGAEPYLTLLKAEKKPDVIIGGRTYDPAPTAALGMYYGFDSALAWHMGKIIECGAICCVPAGKTVLGTLRSDHFLIEPMNLDAKALPHTVAAHTMYEKSSAFNLPGPGGTLNLEECEFKAETDRTTRISGSRFIKDENYMVKLEGAKVVGYRSITVMGVRDPILISQMDEALAYVKEQMEKELPEECSQSQIIFHPYGKNATMKNLESLTDEAGHEMCVIAEVAAPTQEMAQLVVNRIRTTLLHYGYPGRVATSGNIGMPFTPLEIPLGKVCQFNVYHLLKIEEPVAQFPVIMQEVGK
- a CDS encoding endonuclease III domain-containing protein, producing MQRLTLYQLYTKMLQKMGPQGWWPADSKFEIILGAILVQNTNWNNVEKSLANIKAETAFMPEKIHQLEREHLMELIRPSGFYKNKSRAILETFQWLNDYNFDLEKVKIAYKRKLRSQLLSLRGIGEETADALLLYVFDEKVFIADKYTQKLFGFLGVDGIKNYSSLKKQVPELIGFTLQDAQEFHGLLDEFGKIYVKDEVTFADSFLVGYQLNFNE
- a CDS encoding DUF4387 domain-containing protein — protein: MIKLQDYARVIRSKNSGPFELTFDILFDNLEDYEHFVASKVLTKESFAKLYQIEVDDIITFEHVKPARGIKITIPRPWSQGSVGESDMHGSQQYANLLSIEVPEK